A portion of the Agelaius phoeniceus isolate bAgePho1 chromosome 29, bAgePho1.hap1, whole genome shotgun sequence genome contains these proteins:
- the LOC129131409 gene encoding uncharacterized protein LOC129131409: MSESTSDRGCSSTSSLQADLSNLVIWAHTHGTICNQIPGLEFMQNTDHVSSDNAVLWMCRAGHAYHWHCGKSHSTGEEVTEAVGGRRRLLSSESLARESSFEEKKLRLTPSSFGLDQEGPGSTGSCGRSQGVTEQKADSPYTRNNEPKGSQNSRKAKFSAAEQHFSMSGSRVQTGEQDVKSKRYKDTEIVISDEEQCEADEDSKGDRISQDNVPEPSAEKLQMHHCQEMALHQPTASQKTAFAPTAKPPLARAYILQDPVSSSEDLSRNILRLAPTTAAGPVADACRARSLPGSAAPKGCPKPLPVPSTEAQPESPPSVMFFELQATAAVQQHLQLSPSECGTLGMGSSGDGAEKVGEDSETSGSEQTPCSSAFQSPETHPPAASNGDVLNKQKKKKSNSTADIKVFEEWLRGHHPSETRKIHRLPPADLDHYLLSFFTSTKKQNGMDFSANSLNTFRCNINRYLQQHNYQYSILRGPEFKASQEAYKLKHHYLFQKKKEEWNVVENLTGEDVANLLEKGILSKTNPQGLLRLVFTNLIRGFGANTHHQAHQLYWGQVVLRKTKGEVEYLEWKDDLSPEGNEGELNPRLFAKPEDPENCPVSSYKEYARRRPADMLEDNHPLYLAPKSLYSVWDKVWYIRKALSKAKIDKILKVITQDVRGAVRKTKK; encoded by the exons atg AGTGAGAGCACCAGTGACAGAGGGTGCAGCAGTACCAGTTCCCTGCAAGCAGATCTCTCCAACCTTGTGATCTGGGCACACACTCATGGCACCATCTGCAACCAGATCCCAGGCCTGGAATTTATGCAGAACACAGATCATGTGAGCAGTGACAACGCTGTGCTGTggatgtgcagagctggacatgCCTACCACTGGCACTGTGGGAAGTCACACAGCACAGGTGAAGAAGTGACTGAGGCTGtaggagggagaaggaggctCCTGTCCTCTGAGTCTTTGGCAAGAGAATCCAGCTTTGAGGAAAAGAAGCTCAGGCTGACCCCATCCTCTTTTGGGCTGGACCAAGAAGGTCCTGGGAGCACAGGGTCGTGTGGCAGATCCCAGGGGGTCACTGAGCAGAAGGCTGACAGCCCCTACACAAGGAATAATGAGCCCAAGGGGAGTCAAAATAGCAGGAAAGCCAAattctctgcagcagagcagcacttctCCATGTCTGGTAGCAGAGTCCAGACTGGTGAACAGGATGTGAAGTCCAAAAGGTACAAAGACACAGAGATCGTTATCTCTGATGAAGAGCAGTGTGAGGCAGATGAAGACAGCAAAGGGGACAGAATCAGCCAGGACAATGTGCCAGAGCCATCTGCTGAGAAGTTGCAGATGCACCACTGCCAGGAGATGGCATTGCACCAGCCAACAGCCTCCCAAAAAACTGCCTTTGCCCCTACAGCAAAGCCACCCCTAGCCCGTGCCTACATTCTGCAGGATCCTGTCAGCAGCTCAGAGGATCTGAGCAGGAACATCCTGAGGCTGGCTCCCACCACTGCTGCAGGGCCCGTGGCTGATGCTTGCAGAGCAAGGAGCCTCCCAGGGTCAGCAGCACCAAAGGGATGTCCCAAACCCcttcctgtccccagcactgaaGCCCAGCCTGAATCACCGCCCTCAGTGATGTTCTTTGAGCTCCaagccactgctgctgttcAGCAACATCTCCAGCTGAGCCCTTCAGAGTGTGGCACACTGGGAATGGGCTCCAGTGGGGATGGTGCTGAGAAGGTGGGTGAGGACAGTGAGACATCAGGATCTGAGCAGACACCTTGTTCTTCAGCCTTCCAGAGTCCAGAGACACATCCACCTGCAGCCTCAAATGGAG ATGTGCTGaacaagcagaagaaaaagaaaagcaatagcACTGCAGACATAAAAGTGTTTGAAGAGTGGCTGAGGGGGCACCACCCCTCCGAGACACGCAAGATCCACAGGCTGCCTCCTGCAGACCTTGACCACTACCTGCTCTCCTTCTTCACATCTACCAAAAAACAGAATGGCATGGACTTTTCTGCCAATTCCTTAAACACCTTCCGGTGCAACATCAACAGGTACCTCCAGCAGCACAACTACCAGTACAGCATATTGAGAGGGCCAGAGTTCAAGGCCTCTCAGGAAGCCTATAAATTAAAACATCATTATCTGTTtcaaaagaagaaggaagagtggAATGTTGTGGAGAACCTGACAGGTGAAGATGTGGCAAATCTTCTTGAGAAGGGAATTTTAAGCAAGACAAACCCTCAGGGCTTGTTGCGCCTTGTATTCACCAACCTCATTAGGGGGTTTGGGGCAAACACCCACCACCAGGCCCACCAGCTGTACTGGGGACAGGTGGTGCTGAGGAAGACCAAAGGAGAGGTGGAGTACTTGGAGTGGAAGGATGATCTGAGCCCTGAGGGAAATGAAGGGGAGCTAAACCCACGGCTCTTTGCCAAGCCTGAGGATCCAGAGAACTGCCCGGTCTCCAGTTACAAGGAGTATGCCAGGAGGAGGCCAGCAGACATGCTGGAGGACAACCACCCTCTTTACCTGGCTCCCAAGTCACTGTACTCTGTCTGGGACAAAGTGTGGTACATCAGGAAGGCACTGTCAAAAGCCAAAATTGATAAAATCTTGAAAGTTATTACGCAGGATGTCAGAGGAGCAGTAAGGAAGACCAAGAAATAG
- the MISP gene encoding mitotic interactor and substrate of PLK1 isoform X1, with translation MDRVTRHLVFQLPQASHRHDSLAELRASSDDDVFSSAQHSTQRLENGYSWKRRSQSPSYFLEGGRDVWTPSPDRESKLEVVRSGSLYDLRAYKGERKPSKLYDDEEQDLYRVPPPNISPEKARELEDERKEVIRSQAMRKSSTIAERWSSMDELGSISSQAEGRHTGSVPTSFAIWFDKPSPGRAATPVDPENIDTEQINFSAARQQFLMLEKTNPGSFFSPGQQAMSPRPESVTKASREEWHSPEMATKGTRGYSSAGASSQSGTDKSVYQVYGVSSYKAPEKEEVYPPRKSHTETSYPVGKMSTLTKAGSREDLDSGLGEMYTETTAGYASDGSTSNETLNVDLRVSSNNTRLSNETPIEREIRIAMEREENLWKERGIQRLTSSSELVEIQTKPVLNIHSSPGPGRKGKDRGRASLYVQREIEQETKREEDLKRQGRLLGAYDRGTQQELEERRRVFEQEEAPPEKPTPLKRAEQRRSWLKEFVVEQPSPAEDTKAGRSTPSYTASIAHFQLSQPRFAASERSRELPSVSLHASAGASKWGSEDSRGGKLPSSTPSPTSAAVLPREYLNLSFWKPKVSFVEDMGTQRREDGREEQYRLRTGKPQTSALIEEEIRSDLQREEELQEQRRRLMDTYSSAAPQEGSRSRHSSAASGASGNYSVSESPASSPVSHQTGILGLISSFTPLRVTSSSQGSAETLTPDSSRSSPFEERRRRVKEDGKYAGIEPIDKVNTEVVESTRVFRHKSVMAQRWEAGQYVRDED, from the exons ATGGACAGAGTCACCAGGCACCTCGTGTTCCAGCTGCCACAGGCCTCGCACAGGCACGActctctggcagagctgagggccAGCAGTGATGATGACGtgttcagctctgctcagcacagcacccagaggctgGAAAATGGCTACAGCTGGAAGAGGAGGTCCCAGTCGCCCTCGTATTTCCTGGAGGGTGGAAGAGATGTCTGGACCCCGTCCCCAGACAGGGAGTCCAAGCTAGAGGTGGTGAGATCAGGAAGCCTGTATGACCTCCGGGCTTACAAGGGTGAGAGGAAACCCTCCAAGCTCTATGATGATGAGGAGCAAGACCTGTACAGGGTCCCTCCACCCAACATCTCACCTGAGAAAGCCAGGGAGCTGGAAGATGAGAGGAAGGAGGTCATCCGGAGCCAGGCCATGAGGAAAAGCTCCACCATCGCGGAGAGGTGGAGCTCCATGGATGAGCTGGGCTCCATCAGCAGCCAAGCTGAAGGCAGGCACACAGGCAGTGTCCCCACCAGCTTTGCCATCTGGTTTGACAAAccttccccaggcagggctgcaacGCCCGTTGACCCTGAGAATATTGACACGGAGCAGATCAACTTCTCTGCGGCTCGGCAGCAGTTCCTGATGCTGGAGAAAACCAACCCCGGCTCGTTTttcagcccagggcagcaggccatgtccccaaggccagAGTCAGTGACAAAAGCCTCCAGAGAAGAGTGGCACAGCCCTGAGATGGCCACAAAGGGTACGAGAGGCTACAGCAGCGCTGGTGCATCAAGCCAGAGCGGCACAGACAAGAGCGTTTACCAGGTTTATGGTGTGTCCTCATACAAGGCACCTGAGAAGGAGGAGGTTTATCCTCCCAGAAAATCTCACACAGAAACGTCATATCCCGTTGGGAAGATGTCCACCCTGACCAAAGCAGGGTCCAGAGAAGACCTGGACTCTGGCTTGGGTGAGATGTACACCGAAACCACTGCGGGCTATGCCAGCGATGGAAGCACCTCCAACGAGACCTTGAATGTGGATCTGAGGGTCAGCAGCAACAATACGAGGCTCAGCAACGAGACACCCATCGAGAGGGAGATCCGCATAGCCATGGAAAGGGAGGAGAACCTCTGGAAGGAAAGGGGCATCCAGCGGCTGACCTCCAGCAGCGAGCTGGTGGAGATCCAGACCAAGCCTGTCCTCAACATTCACTCGTCTCCCGGCCCaggcaggaaagggaaggacagaggCCGCGCTTCCCTTTACGTCCAGAGGGAAATTGAGCAGGAAACGAAGCGTGAGGAAGATCTGAAGAGGCAGGGGAGGCTGCTGGGGGCGTATGACAGGGGCacgcagcaggagctggaggagcgcAGGAGGGTGTTCGAGCAGGAGGAAGCCCCCCCAGAGAAGCCCACTCCCCTGAAGcgggcagagcagaggaggagctggCTTAAAGAGTTTGTGgtggagcagcccagccctgcagaagaCACCAAGGCTGGGAGAAGCACCCCCAGCTACACGGCGAGCATCGCCCACTTCCAGCTGTCCCAGCCGCGCTTCGCCGCCAGCGAGAGGAGCCGGGAGCTGCCCTCGGTGTCCCTGCACGCTTCCGCCGGCGCCAGCAAATGGGGGAGCGAGGATTCCCGGGGAGGAAAACTTCCCAGCTCCACCCCAAGCCCCACCAGTGCTGCTGTCCTGCCCAGAGAGTACTTGAACCTCTCCTTCTGGAAGCCCAAGGTGTCCTTCGTGGAGGACATGGGGACGCAGAGGAGGGAGGACGGCCGGGAGGAGCAGTACCGGCTGCGCACGGGGAAGCCGCAGACGTCTGCGCTGATCGAGGAGGAGATCAGGAGTGACCTGCAGAgggaagaggagctgcaggagcagcgcAGGAGGCTGATGGACACctacagcagtgctgctcctcaggagggCTCCCGCTCTCGGCACAGCTCTG CTGCCTCAGGTGCCAGTGGCAACTACTCAGTGTCCGAGTCTCCTGCCTCCTCTCCCGTCTCACACCAGACGGGGATCCTGGGGCTGATCTCATCCTTCACCCCGCTGAGAGTGACCAGTTCctcccagggcagtgcagagaCCCTCACCCCCGACTCGTCGCGTTCCAGCCCCTTCGAGGAGCGGAGGAGGAGGGTGAAGGAGGATGGAAAG TACGCAGGCATTGAACCCATTGACAAGGTCAACACAGAG GTGGTGGAAAGCACCCGAGTGTTTCGCCACAAGAGCGTCATGGCCCAGCGCTGGGAGGCGGGGCAGTACGTGCGGGATGAGGACTGA
- the MISP gene encoding mitotic interactor and substrate of PLK1 isoform X2, with protein sequence MDRVTRHLVFQLPQASHRHDSLAELRASSDDDVFSSAQHSTQRLENGYSWKRRSQSPSYFLEGGRDVWTPSPDRESKLEVVRSGSLYDLRAYKGERKPSKLYDDEEQDLYRVPPPNISPEKARELEDERKEVIRSQAMRKSSTIAERWSSMDELGSISSQAEGRHTGSVPTSFAIWFDKPSPGRAATPVDPENIDTEQINFSAARQQFLMLEKTNPGSFFSPGQQAMSPRPESVTKASREEWHSPEMATKGTRGYSSAGASSQSGTDKSVYQVYGVSSYKAPEKEEVYPPRKSHTETSYPVGKMSTLTKAGSREDLDSGLGEMYTETTAGYASDGSTSNETLNVDLRVSSNNTRLSNETPIEREIRIAMEREENLWKERGIQRLTSSSELVEIQTKPVLNIHSSPGPGRKGKDRGRASLYVQREIEQETKREEDLKRQGRLLGAYDRGTQQELEERRRVFEQEEAPPEKPTPLKRAEQRRSWLKEFVVEQPSPAEDTKAGRSTPSYTASIAHFQLSQPRFAASERSRELPSVSLHASAGASKWGSEDSRGGKLPSSTPSPTSAAVLPREYLNLSFWKPKVSFVEDMGTQRREDGREEQYRLRTGKPQTSALIEEEIRSDLQREEELQEQRRRLMDTYSSAAPQEGSRSRHSSAASGASGNYSVSESPASSPVSHQTGILGLISSFTPLRVTSSSQGSAETLTPDSSRSSPFEERRRRVKEDGKVVESTRVFRHKSVMAQRWEAGQYVRDED encoded by the exons ATGGACAGAGTCACCAGGCACCTCGTGTTCCAGCTGCCACAGGCCTCGCACAGGCACGActctctggcagagctgagggccAGCAGTGATGATGACGtgttcagctctgctcagcacagcacccagaggctgGAAAATGGCTACAGCTGGAAGAGGAGGTCCCAGTCGCCCTCGTATTTCCTGGAGGGTGGAAGAGATGTCTGGACCCCGTCCCCAGACAGGGAGTCCAAGCTAGAGGTGGTGAGATCAGGAAGCCTGTATGACCTCCGGGCTTACAAGGGTGAGAGGAAACCCTCCAAGCTCTATGATGATGAGGAGCAAGACCTGTACAGGGTCCCTCCACCCAACATCTCACCTGAGAAAGCCAGGGAGCTGGAAGATGAGAGGAAGGAGGTCATCCGGAGCCAGGCCATGAGGAAAAGCTCCACCATCGCGGAGAGGTGGAGCTCCATGGATGAGCTGGGCTCCATCAGCAGCCAAGCTGAAGGCAGGCACACAGGCAGTGTCCCCACCAGCTTTGCCATCTGGTTTGACAAAccttccccaggcagggctgcaacGCCCGTTGACCCTGAGAATATTGACACGGAGCAGATCAACTTCTCTGCGGCTCGGCAGCAGTTCCTGATGCTGGAGAAAACCAACCCCGGCTCGTTTttcagcccagggcagcaggccatgtccccaaggccagAGTCAGTGACAAAAGCCTCCAGAGAAGAGTGGCACAGCCCTGAGATGGCCACAAAGGGTACGAGAGGCTACAGCAGCGCTGGTGCATCAAGCCAGAGCGGCACAGACAAGAGCGTTTACCAGGTTTATGGTGTGTCCTCATACAAGGCACCTGAGAAGGAGGAGGTTTATCCTCCCAGAAAATCTCACACAGAAACGTCATATCCCGTTGGGAAGATGTCCACCCTGACCAAAGCAGGGTCCAGAGAAGACCTGGACTCTGGCTTGGGTGAGATGTACACCGAAACCACTGCGGGCTATGCCAGCGATGGAAGCACCTCCAACGAGACCTTGAATGTGGATCTGAGGGTCAGCAGCAACAATACGAGGCTCAGCAACGAGACACCCATCGAGAGGGAGATCCGCATAGCCATGGAAAGGGAGGAGAACCTCTGGAAGGAAAGGGGCATCCAGCGGCTGACCTCCAGCAGCGAGCTGGTGGAGATCCAGACCAAGCCTGTCCTCAACATTCACTCGTCTCCCGGCCCaggcaggaaagggaaggacagaggCCGCGCTTCCCTTTACGTCCAGAGGGAAATTGAGCAGGAAACGAAGCGTGAGGAAGATCTGAAGAGGCAGGGGAGGCTGCTGGGGGCGTATGACAGGGGCacgcagcaggagctggaggagcgcAGGAGGGTGTTCGAGCAGGAGGAAGCCCCCCCAGAGAAGCCCACTCCCCTGAAGcgggcagagcagaggaggagctggCTTAAAGAGTTTGTGgtggagcagcccagccctgcagaagaCACCAAGGCTGGGAGAAGCACCCCCAGCTACACGGCGAGCATCGCCCACTTCCAGCTGTCCCAGCCGCGCTTCGCCGCCAGCGAGAGGAGCCGGGAGCTGCCCTCGGTGTCCCTGCACGCTTCCGCCGGCGCCAGCAAATGGGGGAGCGAGGATTCCCGGGGAGGAAAACTTCCCAGCTCCACCCCAAGCCCCACCAGTGCTGCTGTCCTGCCCAGAGAGTACTTGAACCTCTCCTTCTGGAAGCCCAAGGTGTCCTTCGTGGAGGACATGGGGACGCAGAGGAGGGAGGACGGCCGGGAGGAGCAGTACCGGCTGCGCACGGGGAAGCCGCAGACGTCTGCGCTGATCGAGGAGGAGATCAGGAGTGACCTGCAGAgggaagaggagctgcaggagcagcgcAGGAGGCTGATGGACACctacagcagtgctgctcctcaggagggCTCCCGCTCTCGGCACAGCTCTG CTGCCTCAGGTGCCAGTGGCAACTACTCAGTGTCCGAGTCTCCTGCCTCCTCTCCCGTCTCACACCAGACGGGGATCCTGGGGCTGATCTCATCCTTCACCCCGCTGAGAGTGACCAGTTCctcccagggcagtgcagagaCCCTCACCCCCGACTCGTCGCGTTCCAGCCCCTTCGAGGAGCGGAGGAGGAGGGTGAAGGAGGATGGAAAG GTGGTGGAAAGCACCCGAGTGTTTCGCCACAAGAGCGTCATGGCCCAGCGCTGGGAGGCGGGGCAGTACGTGCGGGATGAGGACTGA
- the PALM gene encoding paralemmin-1 isoform X3 encodes MEVVEASTLQQERLQAIAEKRKRQTEIENKRRQLEDDRRQLQHLKSKALRERWLLEGAPASASEEEEAMKKQMQEDEVKTKELEETIQRLEKELEMLENSSSVASTKENLAEAAAKEEKKAEAVPNTQKSPLGTVKADKRLSSSPMKAVEGSEMMKAAMYSVEITVEKDRVTGETKVLSSTTMLPQNHCLQGVKVYEDELKVVHAVSAEDGALQNGAHPLSSSEVDELLHKADEATLSEAGGRQTPAKGGTGSQKATPRREITGLQAKVPPGEGTEGSQEQQPVTMIFMGYQNVEDENETKKVLGLEGTIKAELVVIEDAEGKAEPALKDHTPPNGTALEPAAAQPLGEEGSAGQGANATDAKEAEQETDVKKQRCKCCTVM; translated from the exons ATGGA GGTCGTGGAGGCCAGCACGCTTcagcaggagaggctgcaggcCATCGCC GAGAAGCGGAAGCGTCAGACGGAGATCGAGAACAAAAGGCGGCAGCTGGAGGATGacaggaggcagctgcagcatctCAAG TCCAAGGCTCTGCGGGAGAGATGGCTCCTGGAGGGAGCCCCAGCTTCTGCCTCCGAGGAGGAAGAGGCCATGAAGAAACAGATGCAGGAGGATGAGGTGAAGACCAAGGAGCTGGAGGAAACCATCCAGAG gctggagaaggagctggagatgctGGAGAACAGCAGCTCAGTGGCTTCCACCAAGGAGAacctggcagaggcagcagccaaggaggagaagaaggctGAGGCTGTCCCCAACACGCAGAAG AGTCCCCTGGGCACAGTTAAGG CTGACAAGAGGCTCTCCAGCAGCCCCATGAAGGCAGTGGAAGGCAGTGAGATGATGAAGGCGG CCATGTACTCGGTGGAGATCACCGTGGAGAAGGACAGAGTGACTGGGGAGACCAAGGTCCTGTCCAGCACCACCATGCTGCCCCAGAACCACTGCCTGCAGGGGGTCAAGGTGTACGAGGACGAGCTGAAAG TGGTGCACGCCGTGAGCGCCGAGGACGGCGCCCTGCAGAACGGGGCGCACCCCCTGAGCTCCTCCGAGGTCGATGAGCTCCTGCACAAGGCGGATGAGGCCACCCTGAGCGAGGCCGGAGGGCGGCAGACCCCGGCCAAGGGCGGCACGGGCAGCCAGAAGGCGACGCCCAGGCGGGAGATCACGGGGCTGCAAGCCAAGGTGCCACCGGGCGAGGGGacagagggcagccaggagcagcagcccgtCACCATGATCTTCATGGGCTACCAGAACGTGGAGGATGAGAACGAGACCAAgaaggtgctggggctggagggcaCCATCAAGGCGGAGCTGGTGGTGATCGAGGATGCCGAGGGCAAGGCGGAGCCGGCTCTCAAGGACCACACGCCGCCCAACGGCACCGCCCTGGAGCCGGCGGCCGCGCAGCCCCTGGGCGAGGAGGGCTCGGCAGGGCAGGGCGCCAACGCCACAGATGCCAAGGAGGCCGAGCAGGAGACAGACGTGAAGAAGCAGCGCTGCAAGTGCTGCACGGTGATGTGA
- the PALM gene encoding paralemmin-1 isoform X1, which translates to MEVVEASTLQQERLQAIAEKRKRQTEIENKRRQLEDDRRQLQHLKSKALRERWLLEGAPASASEEEEAMKKQMQEDEVKTKELEETIQRLEKELEMLENSSSVASTKENLAEAAAKEEKKAEAVPNTQKSPLGTVKADKRLSSSPMKAVEGSEMMKAVVHAVSAEDGALQNGAHPLSSSEVDELLHKADEATLSEAGGRQTPAKGGTGSQKATPRREITGLQAKVPPGEGTEGSQEQQPVTMIFMGYQNVEDENETKKVLGLEGTIKAELVVIEDAEGKAEPALKDHTPPNGTALEPAAAQPLGEEGSAGQGANATDAKEAEQETDVKKQRCKCCTVM; encoded by the exons ATGGA GGTCGTGGAGGCCAGCACGCTTcagcaggagaggctgcaggcCATCGCC GAGAAGCGGAAGCGTCAGACGGAGATCGAGAACAAAAGGCGGCAGCTGGAGGATGacaggaggcagctgcagcatctCAAG TCCAAGGCTCTGCGGGAGAGATGGCTCCTGGAGGGAGCCCCAGCTTCTGCCTCCGAGGAGGAAGAGGCCATGAAGAAACAGATGCAGGAGGATGAGGTGAAGACCAAGGAGCTGGAGGAAACCATCCAGAG gctggagaaggagctggagatgctGGAGAACAGCAGCTCAGTGGCTTCCACCAAGGAGAacctggcagaggcagcagccaaggaggagaagaaggctGAGGCTGTCCCCAACACGCAGAAG AGTCCCCTGGGCACAGTTAAGG CTGACAAGAGGCTCTCCAGCAGCCCCATGAAGGCAGTGGAAGGCAGTGAGATGATGAAGGCGG TGGTGCACGCCGTGAGCGCCGAGGACGGCGCCCTGCAGAACGGGGCGCACCCCCTGAGCTCCTCCGAGGTCGATGAGCTCCTGCACAAGGCGGATGAGGCCACCCTGAGCGAGGCCGGAGGGCGGCAGACCCCGGCCAAGGGCGGCACGGGCAGCCAGAAGGCGACGCCCAGGCGGGAGATCACGGGGCTGCAAGCCAAGGTGCCACCGGGCGAGGGGacagagggcagccaggagcagcagcccgtCACCATGATCTTCATGGGCTACCAGAACGTGGAGGATGAGAACGAGACCAAgaaggtgctggggctggagggcaCCATCAAGGCGGAGCTGGTGGTGATCGAGGATGCCGAGGGCAAGGCGGAGCCGGCTCTCAAGGACCACACGCCGCCCAACGGCACCGCCCTGGAGCCGGCGGCCGCGCAGCCCCTGGGCGAGGAGGGCTCGGCAGGGCAGGGCGCCAACGCCACAGATGCCAAGGAGGCCGAGCAGGAGACAGACGTGAAGAAGCAGCGCTGCAAGTGCTGCACGGTGATGTGA
- the PALM gene encoding paralemmin-1 isoform X2, which translates to MEVVEASTLQQERLQAIAEKRKRQTEIENKRRQLEDDRRQLQHLKSKALRERWLLEGAPASASEEEEAMKKQMQEDEVKTKELEETIQRLEKELEMLENSSSVASTKENLAEAAAKEEKKAEAVPNTQKSPLGTVKVVHAVSAEDGALQNGAHPLSSSEVDELLHKADEATLSEAGGRQTPAKGGTGSQKATPRREITGLQAKVPPGEGTEGSQEQQPVTMIFMGYQNVEDENETKKVLGLEGTIKAELVVIEDAEGKAEPALKDHTPPNGTALEPAAAQPLGEEGSAGQGANATDAKEAEQETDVKKQRCKCCTVM; encoded by the exons ATGGA GGTCGTGGAGGCCAGCACGCTTcagcaggagaggctgcaggcCATCGCC GAGAAGCGGAAGCGTCAGACGGAGATCGAGAACAAAAGGCGGCAGCTGGAGGATGacaggaggcagctgcagcatctCAAG TCCAAGGCTCTGCGGGAGAGATGGCTCCTGGAGGGAGCCCCAGCTTCTGCCTCCGAGGAGGAAGAGGCCATGAAGAAACAGATGCAGGAGGATGAGGTGAAGACCAAGGAGCTGGAGGAAACCATCCAGAG gctggagaaggagctggagatgctGGAGAACAGCAGCTCAGTGGCTTCCACCAAGGAGAacctggcagaggcagcagccaaggaggagaagaaggctGAGGCTGTCCCCAACACGCAGAAG AGTCCCCTGGGCACAGTTAAGG TGGTGCACGCCGTGAGCGCCGAGGACGGCGCCCTGCAGAACGGGGCGCACCCCCTGAGCTCCTCCGAGGTCGATGAGCTCCTGCACAAGGCGGATGAGGCCACCCTGAGCGAGGCCGGAGGGCGGCAGACCCCGGCCAAGGGCGGCACGGGCAGCCAGAAGGCGACGCCCAGGCGGGAGATCACGGGGCTGCAAGCCAAGGTGCCACCGGGCGAGGGGacagagggcagccaggagcagcagcccgtCACCATGATCTTCATGGGCTACCAGAACGTGGAGGATGAGAACGAGACCAAgaaggtgctggggctggagggcaCCATCAAGGCGGAGCTGGTGGTGATCGAGGATGCCGAGGGCAAGGCGGAGCCGGCTCTCAAGGACCACACGCCGCCCAACGGCACCGCCCTGGAGCCGGCGGCCGCGCAGCCCCTGGGCGAGGAGGGCTCGGCAGGGCAGGGCGCCAACGCCACAGATGCCAAGGAGGCCGAGCAGGAGACAGACGTGAAGAAGCAGCGCTGCAAGTGCTGCACGGTGATGTGA
- the PRSS57 gene encoding serine protease 57 produces the protein MVTAGLLILILLPALAPAGTQGSQIIGGKAAAPHSRPFMASIQLDGEHVCGGFLVWPRWVMTAAHCFIPRGSPSVRVVLGAQRPQEPEESQQIFSVVESIAHPLYTPRAADNDIRLLRLNGSATLNEFVKRIRLPCPHIDLKPGTVCSVMGWGDTSNFGEQPTELMETNTTIVKRSLCRTLWRGKVSANMLCGASRSARLQGVCSGDSGGPLVFKDKVHGIVSFSGERCGDRRFPDIYTKISNYIDWVHHVVRGFRPRQGRLKP, from the exons aTGGTCACCGCTgggctcctcatcctcatcctgctcccagctctggctccaGCAG GCACCCAGGGGAGCCAGATCATCGGGGGAAAGGCTGCAGCACCCCATTCCCGGCCCTTCATGGCCTCCATCCAGCTGGACGGGGAGCACGTCTGCGGGGGCTTCCTGGTGTGGCCCAGGTGGGTGATGACAGCTGCCCACTGCTTCATTCCCAG GGGCAGCCCCTCGGTGCGggtggtgctgggagcccagcgGCCGCAGGAGCCCGAGGAGTCCCAGCAGATTTTCAGCGTGGTCGAGTCCATCGCCCACCCGCTGTACACCCCCCGTGCCGCGGACAACGACATCCGCCTGCTCCGG CTGAACGGGTCGGCCACGCTGAACGAGTTCGTGAAGCGGATCCGCCTGCCCTGCCCGCACATCGACCTGAAACCCGGCACCGTCTGCTCCGTCatgggctggggggacacctcCAACTTTGGAGAGCAGCCCACGGAGCTGATGGAGACCAACACCACCATCGTCAAGAGGAGCCTGTGCCGGACGCTGTGGAGGGGCAAGGTCTCTGCCAACATGCTGTGCGGGGCCAGCCGCAGCGCCAGGCTGCAGGGAGTCTGTTCT GGAGACTCCGGGGGACCCCTGGTCTTCAAGGACAAGGTTCATGGCATCGTTTCCTTCTCTGGGGAGAGGTGTGGGGACCGTCGGTTCCCTGATATCTACACCAAGATCTCCAATTACATTGACTGGGTGCATCACGTTGTGCGAGGGTTCCGCCCTCGGCAGGGGCGGCTGAAGCCCTAG